A region of Domibacillus sp. DTU_2020_1001157_1_SI_ALB_TIR_016 DNA encodes the following proteins:
- the xylB gene encoding xylulokinase, whose product MNYVIGVDLGTSAVKTILVNETGEICAEASKSYPLFHERAGWSEQNPDDWVTGTIDALQEMMEEANVPAENIKGISYSGQMHGLVLLDGQHNVLRKAILWNDTRNTKQCKEITATLGAEMLSITRNRVLEGFTLPKIRWVQENEPELFQKAALFLLPKDYVRLKMTGEVHMDYSDAAGTLLLDVAKKEWSAAICETFDIPLSLCPPLVESTGQTGTLLSSIAEITGLRAETPIFAGGADNACGAIGAGILSSGKTMCSIGTSGVILAHEDDSSRDFEGKVHFFNHGKKNAFYTMGVTLSAGHSLQWFKENFAKDESFDQMLKEVGSIPPGSVGLLYTPYLVGERTPHPDSVIRASFIGIDSAHTRAHFARAVMEGITFSLQESIDLFRKEGKNVDTVISIGGGAKNDVWLQMQADIFEAKVVKLQNEQGPAMGAAMIAAAGSGMFESLEQCAEVFIKEGQTFLPDAERAKQYKSLFSIYQTVYAQTKPINEQLQSFRV is encoded by the coding sequence ATGAACTATGTGATTGGAGTTGACCTTGGAACGAGTGCCGTCAAAACCATCTTAGTCAATGAAACAGGTGAAATTTGCGCGGAAGCATCGAAAAGCTACCCGCTTTTTCATGAGCGGGCTGGCTGGAGTGAGCAAAATCCGGACGACTGGGTAACAGGGACGATTGACGCTTTGCAAGAAATGATGGAAGAGGCCAATGTTCCGGCAGAAAATATTAAGGGTATCAGCTATTCCGGGCAAATGCATGGACTTGTCCTTCTGGACGGGCAGCATAATGTCCTCAGAAAAGCGATTTTATGGAATGATACACGGAACACAAAACAATGCAAAGAAATTACGGCAACGCTTGGAGCGGAAATGCTTTCTATCACAAGGAACCGTGTATTGGAAGGTTTCACGCTTCCGAAAATTCGCTGGGTGCAGGAAAACGAACCGGAGCTGTTTCAAAAAGCTGCCCTTTTTTTACTGCCAAAAGATTACGTCCGCTTGAAAATGACCGGCGAGGTACATATGGATTACTCAGATGCGGCGGGTACACTGCTTCTCGATGTGGCGAAGAAAGAATGGAGCGCTGCTATTTGTGAAACATTTGATATTCCTCTTTCTCTCTGCCCGCCACTTGTTGAGTCTACGGGACAGACAGGCACACTACTTTCATCCATTGCCGAAATAACCGGGCTGCGCGCGGAAACTCCTATTTTTGCGGGTGGAGCGGATAATGCTTGCGGAGCAATTGGCGCGGGGATTTTAAGTTCAGGCAAAACGATGTGCAGCATCGGAACATCCGGTGTGATTCTCGCACATGAAGACGATTCGTCCCGTGACTTTGAAGGAAAAGTTCACTTTTTCAACCACGGCAAAAAGAATGCATTTTACACAATGGGTGTCACGCTTTCTGCTGGACATAGTCTGCAATGGTTTAAAGAAAACTTTGCGAAGGATGAATCGTTTGATCAGATGCTGAAGGAGGTAGGCAGCATTCCACCAGGATCGGTAGGTCTTCTATACACCCCATACTTGGTCGGTGAACGCACTCCTCATCCTGATTCTGTCATTCGCGCAAGTTTCATTGGCATTGATAGTGCTCATACAAGAGCGCATTTTGCAAGAGCCGTAATGGAAGGGATTACTTTTTCACTACAGGAATCAATCGACTTATTTCGGAAAGAAGGGAAAAATGTCGACACGGTCATTTCAATTGGCGGCGGGGCAAAAAACGATGTGTGGCTGCAAATGCAGGCGGATATTTTTGAGGCGAAAGTAGTAAAGCTGCAAAATGAGCAGGGACCGGCGATGGGAGCAGCGATGATCGCAGCGGCCGGCAGCGGGATGTTTGAATCACTTGAGCAGTGCGCGGAGGTCTTTATTAAAGAAGGCCAGACATTCTTACCGGATGCAGAACGGGCAAAGCAGTATAAATCATTGTTTTCTATTTATCAAACAGTCTATGCCCAGACAAAGCCAATTAACGAACAACTGCAGTCATTCCGAGTATAA
- a CDS encoding aldose 1-epimerase, which yields MIKQVLFDGQEAIQASNGQLEMILIPSFGSNVISLVDVKTGRELLVKPDSFAALKESPILHGIPVLFPPNRIKGGTFQFNGVTHEFPINEIGKHHIHGFVYDKPWVVTAQHERNGIITIETAIQLEKPAIYKNASIHLTYELDGTVLRQKAVVKNNGNEAFPWGIGYHTALLFDEKNSVFSLTKKSQWTLSDEAIPTGDQVPGEPIEKKNLQGIALDDAFAAVEQGNEAVLHNKETGCTITYRTDSAFKHWVVYNGNGREGFLCPEPYTCITNAFNMDVPAEVTGLRVLEPGEEDVVAAEIEVTYSKS from the coding sequence ATGATTAAACAGGTGTTGTTTGACGGACAAGAAGCGATACAAGCATCAAATGGACAGCTTGAAATGATACTGATTCCGTCGTTCGGAAGCAACGTCATTTCACTCGTTGATGTAAAAACGGGCCGGGAGTTGCTGGTCAAGCCGGATTCTTTTGCGGCCCTAAAGGAAAGCCCCATTTTGCATGGCATCCCGGTGTTGTTTCCGCCAAATCGGATCAAAGGTGGGACATTCCAATTTAACGGCGTTACCCATGAGTTTCCGATCAATGAAATCGGAAAACATCATATTCATGGTTTTGTGTATGACAAGCCCTGGGTCGTAACAGCTCAACACGAAAGAAATGGCATAATTACGATTGAAACGGCCATTCAACTCGAAAAACCAGCGATTTACAAAAATGCGTCGATTCATTTAACCTATGAGCTTGACGGGACTGTCCTGCGTCAGAAAGCGGTTGTAAAAAACAATGGCAACGAAGCATTTCCCTGGGGAATTGGCTACCATACTGCTCTGTTATTTGATGAAAAAAATTCGGTATTTTCTTTGACGAAAAAAAGCCAATGGACCTTAAGTGATGAAGCGATTCCGACAGGTGACCAGGTGCCGGGTGAGCCGATAGAAAAGAAAAACTTGCAGGGCATCGCGCTTGACGACGCGTTTGCCGCTGTCGAACAAGGAAATGAAGCTGTGCTCCACAATAAGGAAACGGGCTGCACCATTACGTATCGAACGGATTCTGCATTTAAGCATTGGGTTGTTTACAATGGCAATGGCCGTGAGGGTTTCCTTTGTCCAGAGCCATATACGTGCATCACCAATGCGTTTAACATGGATGTGCCCGCTGAAGTGACTGGCCTCCGGGTTCTGGAGCCGGGTGAAGAAGATGTCGTAGCAGCTGAAATAGAAGTAACATATTCGAAAAGTTAG
- a CDS encoding glycoside hydrolase family 43 protein, giving the protein MMKNSKPNEPLVTHIFTADPSAHVFEGKLYIYPSHDLDHDEPSNDNGDQYKMEDYHVLSMEDVNAPCVDHGEVLHLKDIPWASKQLWAPDAAYKNNKYYLFFPARDKEGIFRIGVATSPNPAGPFTPEENYIPGSFSIDPAVLVDDDDRAYVYFGGLWGGQLEKWQTGTFNPDAEGPAPTEPALGPRVAELSNDMLTFKNEPQEISIVDENGNPILASDEDRRYFEGPWVHKYNGLYYLSYSTGTTHKIVYAVSENPQGPFVFKGTILTPVIGWTTHHSIVQFKDKWYLFYHDCSLSDGVNHKRSVKYTELKYNDDGSIQTIDPYTDK; this is encoded by the coding sequence ATGATGAAAAACTCAAAACCGAATGAACCTTTAGTTACGCATATTTTTACCGCAGATCCTTCCGCACATGTTTTTGAAGGGAAGCTTTATATTTATCCTTCTCATGACCTTGATCACGATGAACCTTCTAATGACAATGGTGATCAATATAAGATGGAAGATTATCATGTTTTATCCATGGAGGATGTAAATGCACCATGTGTAGACCACGGGGAAGTGCTTCACTTAAAAGATATTCCTTGGGCAAGTAAGCAACTTTGGGCACCCGACGCCGCTTACAAAAATAACAAGTATTATTTGTTTTTCCCGGCAAGAGATAAAGAGGGGATTTTCAGAATTGGTGTCGCAACAAGCCCTAATCCTGCAGGACCGTTTACACCAGAGGAAAATTATATACCCGGCAGCTTCAGTATTGACCCCGCTGTTTTAGTTGATGATGATGACAGAGCCTATGTTTATTTTGGCGGCCTTTGGGGAGGGCAATTAGAAAAATGGCAGACAGGGACATTTAATCCAGATGCTGAAGGTCCCGCACCAACAGAACCAGCTTTAGGACCAAGAGTAGCTGAATTAAGCAACGATATGCTGACTTTTAAAAACGAGCCGCAGGAAATCTCCATTGTGGATGAAAACGGCAATCCTATTCTTGCAAGTGACGAAGATCGCAGATATTTTGAGGGACCATGGGTTCATAAATACAATGGTCTTTACTATCTATCTTATTCAACGGGTACAACTCATAAAATTGTTTATGCTGTAAGTGAAAATCCACAAGGACCATTTGTGTTCAAAGGAACGATTCTTACTCCTGTCATTGGCTGGACCACACATCATTCAATTGTTCAATTTAAGGATAAGTGGTATCTGTTCTATCATGATTGCTCATTATCAGATGGCGTGAACCATAAGCGCTCGGTGAAATACACTGAATTAAAATATAACGATGACGGAAGTATTCAAACGATTGACCCTTATACAGACAAATAA
- a CDS encoding aldo/keto reductase codes for MNYRELGNTGILISEVSFGTWAIGGSWGKTNDTEALKSLEYSIEQGVNFFDTADVYGDGHSEELLAKATKGQEDKIYIATKFCRQGDIFDPKNYSYETVSSYCEDSLRRLNREAIDLYQIHCPATEILKDGGVFEVLDRLKKEGKIRHYGVSVETAEEGLICLEYPNVKSLQIIFNMFRQKPLEKLIPEAYQKGVGLLVRLPLASGLLTGKFTNDHVFEEDDHRRFNENGEAFNVGETFAGLGFRKGVELADQLKWIAEGRKTMSSAALRWILDQKEITCIIPGFKNVKQVEDNLSALETKPFSEEEKQEIQRFYHEKVKDFIRGPY; via the coding sequence ATGAATTATCGTGAATTGGGCAACACAGGGATCCTGATCAGTGAGGTCAGTTTTGGAACATGGGCAATTGGCGGTTCATGGGGAAAGACAAACGACACAGAAGCACTGAAATCTTTAGAGTATTCAATTGAGCAGGGTGTTAACTTTTTTGATACAGCAGATGTATATGGGGACGGACATAGTGAAGAGTTATTAGCCAAGGCCACTAAAGGCCAGGAAGACAAGATTTATATTGCTACAAAGTTTTGCCGCCAGGGTGATATTTTCGACCCTAAAAATTATAGCTATGAAACCGTTAGCTCTTATTGTGAAGACAGCCTCCGCCGTTTAAATAGAGAAGCAATTGATTTGTATCAAATTCATTGCCCAGCAACGGAGATTTTGAAAGATGGCGGTGTATTTGAAGTACTGGATCGTCTGAAAAAAGAAGGAAAAATCCGTCACTATGGAGTAAGTGTGGAAACCGCTGAAGAGGGCCTTATTTGCTTGGAATATCCAAATGTTAAGAGCCTGCAAATCATCTTTAATATGTTCCGTCAAAAGCCATTGGAAAAACTAATCCCTGAAGCTTATCAAAAAGGTGTGGGACTTCTAGTCAGATTGCCGCTTGCAAGCGGGCTGCTAACTGGTAAATTTACCAATGATCATGTATTTGAAGAAGATGACCACCGCCGTTTTAATGAAAATGGAGAGGCTTTTAATGTCGGGGAAACCTTTGCAGGCCTTGGATTCCGCAAAGGTGTTGAATTAGCTGACCAGTTAAAGTGGATTGCAGAAGGCCGGAAAACTATGTCTAGTGCAGCATTGCGCTGGATTTTGGATCAAAAAGAAATTACATGTATTATTCCTGGTTTTAAAAACGTTAAACAAGTCGAGGATAATCTTTCAGCATTGGAAACAAAACCATTCTCAGAAGAAGAAAAGCAAGAGATTCAACGTTTTTATCATGAAAAGGTAAAGGATTTTATCAGAGGACCTTATTGA
- a CDS encoding YesL family protein, with protein sequence MNNAANRAYVAVEWIAKFAYINLLWIGFSLIGLVVLGFFPATISMFTIIRKWLMGDTDIPIFRTFWTTYKSEFIRSNGLGLLVVAIAGLIVLDLVFMKNSGNSFISVVQIPLYIIMFAAVMTMFYLFPVYVHYELKLAQIIKNSFLMMLINPLENLTMIAGIVAVFFVVKVIPGLGFFFGGSLTAAIIMAACYPVFEKMEKKRRTYP encoded by the coding sequence ATGAATAATGCGGCAAATCGAGCCTATGTTGCTGTGGAATGGATTGCGAAATTTGCATATATTAACCTATTGTGGATTGGATTTTCTTTGATAGGTCTGGTTGTCCTTGGGTTTTTCCCAGCGACGATTTCGATGTTTACGATCATTCGTAAATGGCTAATGGGGGATACAGACATTCCGATTTTTCGAACCTTTTGGACTACCTATAAATCGGAGTTTATACGAAGCAATGGTTTAGGTTTACTCGTAGTGGCTATAGCGGGGCTTATTGTACTTGACTTAGTTTTTATGAAGAATTCGGGCAACAGTTTTATAAGTGTTGTTCAAATTCCTTTATATATAATTATGTTTGCAGCAGTCATGACAATGTTCTATCTATTTCCAGTTTACGTTCATTATGAGTTAAAACTGGCTCAAATAATCAAAAATTCATTCTTAATGATGCTTATTAACCCGCTTGAAAACCTTACGATGATTGCTGGAATTGTTGCCGTATTCTTTGTGGTGAAGGTCATTCCAGGTTTAGGCTTTTTCTTCGGGGGCAGTCTAACGGCAGCTATTATAATGGCTGCATGCTACCCTGTTTTCGAAAAAATGGAAAAAAAGCGGCGGACCTATCCTTAG
- a CDS encoding carbohydrate ABC transporter permease: MTEGSKKSYWSKLGYGLLYLVLSVFAIIQIYPLIWLVFFSLKNNQEVFGMSPFSLPQDPQWGNYVKVWTQGNIGLYFFNSVWMTVLSVFLTVILASFVTFAITRMHWKLSGLVLGLFMIGYMIPLHSTLIPLFNFYNNIGLIDNPLSIILSQTTFNLPLTIMILLGFYKAFPREIEEAAVMDGCSVHRIFFQVTLPMTVPVLSTTAIINMIYNWNEFVFVNTFISSDQWKTLTVGINNFVGQYLTDWGAIGATLVISIVPILLTFLFLSNKIVEGMAAGSVKG; encoded by the coding sequence ATGACCGAAGGATCAAAGAAATCTTACTGGAGCAAATTAGGATATGGCCTTCTTTACTTAGTTTTAAGCGTTTTCGCCATTATTCAGATTTATCCACTAATTTGGCTGGTCTTCTTTTCATTAAAAAACAATCAAGAAGTATTTGGCATGTCCCCTTTCTCCTTGCCGCAGGACCCGCAATGGGGAAACTATGTGAAAGTATGGACTCAAGGAAATATTGGACTTTACTTTTTTAATAGTGTATGGATGACTGTTTTATCTGTATTTCTAACAGTTATTCTGGCTAGCTTTGTTACATTTGCAATTACTCGGATGCACTGGAAATTAAGCGGACTTGTCCTTGGATTATTCATGATAGGATATATGATTCCGCTCCATTCAACGTTAATCCCATTGTTTAATTTTTATAACAATATAGGTTTAATTGATAATCCATTATCGATTATTTTGTCTCAAACAACCTTTAATTTACCGTTAACTATTATGATTTTATTAGGTTTTTATAAAGCTTTTCCTCGTGAAATTGAAGAAGCGGCTGTTATGGATGGATGCTCGGTACACCGAATTTTCTTCCAAGTTACGCTCCCGATGACCGTACCGGTTCTTTCAACAACAGCGATCATTAACATGATTTACAACTGGAATGAATTCGTATTTGTTAATACATTCATCAGTTCTGATCAGTGGAAAACATTGACTGTTGGAATTAACAACTTCGTTGGTCAATATTTAACAGATTGGGGTGCTATTGGTGCCACTTTAGTCATCAGTATTGTTCCAATTCTGCTCACCTTCTTATTCCTAAGCAATAAGATTGTTGAGGGAATGGCAGCTGGTTCTGTAAAAGGTTAA
- a CDS encoding sugar ABC transporter permease, which translates to MRNVMSNKYIITLYTLPALLLLLVLVYVPIALSGYYGLMDWTGIGEMQFIGLENYINLMKDEKFWASAGHSFLLGLFSAVSLLFYLAVSLVLVSKIKGSDLFRKIYLIPMLLSSVAIAQLWLKIFDPSNGMLNKLIEMFGVENTPVWLADPSTALYAIFVPIVWQYAGFYILIYYAALKNVPEEIIEAAKIDGATPLQIAFKIKLPMISAVFKVTIMLAVVGSLKYFDLIYVMTGGGPNGASEVMASYMYKEAFELNNFGYASAIGFGLLVICLGMTWLTSRLTKSNDDVQY; encoded by the coding sequence ATGAGAAACGTTATGTCCAATAAATACATTATTACCCTTTATACACTCCCAGCTTTACTTCTTCTTCTCGTTCTAGTTTATGTTCCTATTGCTTTATCAGGTTATTACGGTCTAATGGATTGGACCGGAATAGGTGAAATGCAGTTTATCGGGTTAGAAAACTATATAAACTTGATGAAAGATGAAAAGTTCTGGGCTAGTGCAGGTCATTCTTTCTTGTTAGGGCTTTTCTCCGCGGTTAGCCTGCTATTTTATTTAGCTGTTTCACTCGTTTTAGTTAGTAAAATAAAAGGTTCAGATTTATTCAGAAAGATTTACTTAATTCCCATGCTATTATCATCTGTTGCCATTGCTCAGCTTTGGTTGAAAATTTTTGATCCCTCGAATGGGATGTTAAATAAATTGATTGAGATGTTTGGAGTGGAAAATACGCCAGTTTGGCTGGCAGATCCAAGTACTGCCTTATATGCTATTTTCGTTCCAATTGTTTGGCAATATGCAGGTTTTTACATTCTTATTTATTACGCAGCCTTGAAAAATGTCCCAGAAGAAATTATCGAAGCTGCAAAAATTGATGGTGCTACTCCACTTCAAATCGCATTTAAAATTAAGTTACCTATGATCTCAGCTGTGTTTAAAGTTACGATTATGCTTGCCGTCGTTGGTTCCTTAAAGTATTTTGATTTAATTTATGTAATGACTGGCGGAGGCCCAAATGGGGCGAGTGAAGTAATGGCTTCATATATGTACAAAGAAGCGTTTGAACTTAACAATTTTGGTTATGCAAGTGCAATTGGCTTTGGTTTATTGGTCATTTGTCTTGGAATGACATGGTTGACTTCAAGATTAACGAAATCTAATGATGATGTTCAATATTAA
- a CDS encoding extracellular solute-binding protein, producing the protein MKKKAFSTVMSFALVGGLVLGGCSSSSSTSEDSSGSGGDKTVVKMMHLWPEGSAKAQYTIVDDIIKTYEKEHPDVDIQTEILANEQYKEKIKVLSASNELPDLGITWAAGYMQPFVEGNMLAPLDDVLDGGLKEQFVPGTLEAFQMDSKTYGLPLELNIAPVYYNKEIFKKYNLEVPKTYDEFLNVVETLADNKVTPITVGNKDRWTGSMWYMYLADRIGGPETLNKAINRTGSFEDPALVKAGQEIKKLVDMGAFVKGYNGFSNDEAKGYFMNEQAAMYMMGTWELPNYTTSPDVAQEFKDKVGYFKFPAYEGGKGDIDSFVGGPGVGLFVSEASKVKDETKDFVSYLVQEWGKRSVTEAGVIPATKVDTSNTELAQMYNDILNDLGNASNITLYADVQMSARVADVHLNQIQALYGGEISPKEFAKAQEEALAAEKK; encoded by the coding sequence ATGAAAAAGAAAGCGTTTTCTACTGTAATGTCTTTCGCATTAGTAGGCGGGCTTGTTTTAGGAGGTTGTTCATCCTCCTCTAGTACATCGGAGGATTCGAGTGGTTCTGGTGGTGACAAAACAGTTGTCAAAATGATGCATTTATGGCCTGAAGGAAGTGCAAAGGCACAGTACACTATTGTGGATGATATTATCAAGACTTATGAAAAAGAACATCCTGATGTGGATATTCAAACAGAAATTTTAGCAAATGAACAATACAAAGAAAAGATCAAGGTTTTGTCAGCATCAAATGAGCTTCCAGACCTTGGGATTACTTGGGCAGCTGGTTATATGCAGCCATTCGTAGAAGGTAATATGCTTGCACCATTAGATGATGTTCTTGATGGCGGGCTTAAGGAGCAATTTGTTCCAGGTACTCTCGAAGCTTTTCAAATGGATAGTAAGACTTACGGATTACCTCTTGAACTGAACATCGCACCTGTTTATTACAATAAAGAAATCTTTAAAAAGTATAACCTTGAAGTACCAAAAACATATGATGAATTTTTAAATGTAGTTGAAACCCTTGCGGATAACAAGGTTACTCCAATTACAGTAGGAAACAAAGATCGCTGGACAGGTTCTATGTGGTATATGTATCTTGCCGATCGTATTGGCGGACCTGAAACTTTAAATAAAGCAATTAATCGTACAGGCAGCTTTGAAGATCCAGCTTTGGTGAAAGCTGGTCAGGAAATCAAAAAACTGGTTGATATGGGTGCATTCGTTAAAGGGTATAACGGATTTTCAAATGATGAAGCAAAAGGTTACTTTATGAACGAACAGGCAGCTATGTATATGATGGGTACTTGGGAATTGCCAAACTATACAACAAGCCCTGATGTTGCACAGGAATTTAAGGATAAAGTTGGTTATTTCAAATTCCCTGCGTATGAAGGCGGAAAAGGAGACATCGACAGCTTTGTTGGTGGACCTGGAGTTGGTTTGTTTGTATCTGAAGCTTCTAAAGTGAAAGATGAAACAAAAGATTTTGTTTCATACTTAGTTCAAGAGTGGGGTAAACGCTCCGTAACAGAAGCCGGTGTTATTCCAGCTACAAAAGTGGATACTTCTAATACAGAACTTGCTCAAATGTACAATGATATTCTTAACGATTTAGGAAATGCTTCCAATATTACATTATATGCAGATGTTCAAATGTCTGCTAGGGTAGCAGATGTTCACTTGAATCAGATTCAGGCATTATATGGTGGCGAGATATCCCCTAAAGAATTCGCCAAAGCTCAAGAAGAGGCTCTTGCTGCTGAGAAGAAATAG
- a CDS encoding response regulator, with product MYSKNIVIVDDEPRTRQGLQRTLENWNTGDFTILTAESGEDVLRIAEDKKIHILLSDIRMPEMTGLQLLKTLKEKGLSPVVIIISAYSEFEYAQEALRLGVVNYLLKPIGKKKLIEAVEEAVKIMEKQVRAGMIEKVVDEKIVDANTKMDSAKGTIRKAISYIDQHLKDEFTLKDVATHVHLNPSYFSVLFKEQVNMNFSEYVTRRRIQRAKELVITTNLPINEIAEEAGYKTSKYFIKIFKEIEGMTPSAYRKTYNERAF from the coding sequence ATGTATTCTAAAAATATTGTAATCGTTGACGATGAACCAAGAACAAGACAAGGTTTGCAAAGAACGCTGGAAAATTGGAATACTGGTGACTTTACCATCCTTACTGCGGAAAGCGGTGAGGATGTCCTCCGGATTGCGGAGGACAAAAAGATTCATATTTTGCTTTCCGATATCCGGATGCCTGAAATGACTGGTTTACAACTATTAAAAACTTTGAAAGAAAAAGGTCTGTCTCCAGTGGTCATTATTATTTCCGCTTACTCCGAGTTTGAGTATGCTCAGGAAGCATTAAGACTCGGTGTAGTGAATTATCTTTTAAAGCCGATCGGAAAAAAGAAGCTGATTGAAGCGGTTGAAGAAGCCGTTAAGATTATGGAAAAGCAAGTACGGGCTGGGATGATCGAAAAAGTAGTGGATGAAAAAATAGTCGATGCCAACACCAAAATGGATTCAGCCAAAGGTACCATTCGCAAGGCCATTAGCTATATTGACCAGCATTTAAAGGATGAATTCACCCTAAAAGACGTTGCTACCCACGTTCATTTAAATCCGAGTTATTTTAGCGTGTTGTTCAAGGAGCAAGTGAATATGAATTTTAGTGAATATGTTACAAGACGCAGGATTCAACGTGCAAAGGAATTAGTGATTACAACCAATCTTCCGATAAATGAAATTGCTGAAGAGGCCGGCTATAAGACTTCTAAATACTTTATTAAAATCTTTAAGGAAATTGAGGGGATGACACCAAGCGCATACCGAAAAACATACAATGAAAGGGCTTTCTAA
- a CDS encoding sensor histidine kinase, whose translation MRKQLKKWNTLRNQILFIFLLVMIIVLLIVSLLTLSQVSSLLKNNAEKQIQQVAIEANGRIESLYEQINMNSKLVITDEEVQRVLTNVYEGKQVTFNDRQKLMGHINRIMGNTDGIFSFQLFSGKHQRVLPLDEDELKNRIGNRWIEEANRARGRMVWIGEDPHDKNYFLAIRRVNLIERQYSNGGYLLISINRDHFNFANEEYGNDQYSILLDQYEKPIIQNFTGDITSIIENDESIIQLNQRDYMVTKQPSGLTGWTVLILTPVSELTEGLSGIRTGIIFSGVVGVFIFTISSFFLSTIITRPIVRLTKTMQRAGEGSLTLNPDSSSVNEIVELNSTYNQLVKETNHLIQMVYQKEILRSQSELKALQAQINPHFLFNTLDALHWSLEEKDEEELAELVVAMSDLFRYTITKETDDDWVFLKDEIKHIGDYMEIMKMRFDERLQWHVSVPAEYEFVRIPKLIIQPLVENATLHGAGKKAGKCQISVTVEPVKQEDKERIRISVQDDGSGMDKERLEWIIQAMKTGGTSSATGKGMAISNVYKRLQLYYKGILHSDLLIESKVNEGTKISFELPIDGGE comes from the coding sequence ATGCGGAAGCAACTAAAAAAATGGAATACATTGCGCAACCAGATTTTGTTTATTTTTTTACTTGTTATGATCATAGTATTATTGATTGTCAGTCTTCTTACATTGAGCCAAGTTTCCTCTTTGTTGAAAAATAATGCGGAAAAGCAAATTCAGCAAGTAGCCATTGAAGCAAACGGCCGAATTGAATCCCTTTACGAGCAAATCAATATGAATTCAAAGCTTGTAATCACCGATGAAGAGGTCCAGCGTGTTTTAACGAATGTCTATGAAGGAAAACAAGTAACCTTTAATGACCGTCAAAAATTAATGGGACATATTAATAGAATTATGGGAAATACAGATGGAATCTTTTCCTTTCAACTCTTTTCTGGAAAGCATCAGCGCGTTCTTCCCCTTGATGAAGACGAGTTAAAAAACCGAATTGGTAACAGATGGATTGAAGAAGCGAATCGAGCAAGAGGAAGAATGGTTTGGATCGGTGAAGATCCACATGATAAAAACTACTTTCTGGCCATCCGCAGAGTCAATTTAATAGAGCGACAGTATAGCAATGGTGGTTATCTTTTAATTAGTATTAACCGCGATCATTTTAACTTTGCAAATGAAGAGTATGGAAACGATCAATACTCCATTCTTTTAGATCAATACGAAAAACCGATTATCCAAAATTTCACGGGAGATATAACGAGCATTATTGAAAATGATGAAAGCATTATTCAATTAAATCAACGGGATTATATGGTGACAAAGCAACCATCCGGCCTAACAGGCTGGACGGTTCTTATTTTAACCCCCGTAAGTGAACTAACGGAAGGATTGTCAGGGATCCGAACAGGAATTATTTTTTCGGGAGTTGTTGGCGTATTCATTTTTACCATTAGCTCCTTTTTCCTTTCAACGATCATTACAAGACCAATAGTAAGATTAACGAAAACCATGCAGCGTGCCGGAGAAGGTTCATTAACACTGAATCCGGATAGTTCTTCGGTAAATGAAATTGTTGAATTAAACAGTACGTATAATCAGCTTGTAAAAGAAACCAATCATTTGATCCAGATGGTTTATCAAAAAGAGATTTTACGTAGCCAAAGTGAATTAAAAGCGCTTCAGGCGCAAATAAACCCGCATTTTCTCTTTAATACATTGGATGCGCTTCATTGGTCACTTGAAGAAAAGGATGAGGAAGAGCTGGCTGAACTTGTTGTAGCCATGTCCGATTTATTTCGTTATACCATTACAAAAGAAACCGATGACGATTGGGTATTCTTAAAAGACGAAATCAAGCATATCGGCGACTATATGGAAATTATGAAAATGCGTTTTGATGAAAGATTACAATGGCATGTCTCTGTTCCTGCAGAATATGAGTTTGTAAGAATACCAAAACTGATCATACAGCCTTTGGTAGAAAATGCAACCTTGCACGGAGCCGGAAAAAAAGCAGGAAAATGCCAAATTTCCGTAACAGTTGAACCAGTTAAACAAGAAGATAAAGAACGGATTCGCATCTCTGTACAAGATGATGGTTCCGGGATGGATAAAGAGCGGCTTGAATGGATCATTCAAGCCATGAAAACTGGTGGGACATCCTCCGCGACCGGGAAAGGAATGGCTATTTCGAATGTCTACAAGCGCCTGCAGCTATATTACAAAGGAATTTTACATTCAGACCTTTTGATTGAGAGTAAAGTAAACGAGGGGACAAAGATTTCGTTTGAACTGCCAATTGATGGAGGGGAATAA